One window of the Trifolium pratense cultivar HEN17-A07 linkage group LG2, ARS_RC_1.1, whole genome shotgun sequence genome contains the following:
- the LOC123904807 gene encoding cation/H(+) antiporter 4-like, translating into MSSEHNDTIAQLRTCVYLPPRVGLIFAATFNKTWTGKMKMLFYFDSQENLGLISMFGYMLFLFYIGVKTEMSVVHKTRSGVTNIGVIGIIAPYLCGMAVLNSYSSKYLTDLQVRLLGAIIGLFSMAPFPVISSTLSDLKILNSELGRIGLSASLVSELFNVFLASMITISKLREERGEVNAMLCALAAILYILLVIFIIRPAMFWIIKQTPEGSHVSDNYVYSILTLTLFTGYASYRFGFFALFGPFILGLAIPEGPPLGTAIVKKIDTFVNEIFFPIFVTTCCMRVDLKDLLIWRNQSDGSVDYFMVQTLVIVQVIVVTKFVACMIIPLRNGMPWNDAICLSLIMSSKGFVEMVAFSLVRDSKGLPGNIFALLMICIIVNSTLIPMMLGYMYDPTKKYAGYIKRNIADLKSNSEFRVLACIHRPNNIPATINLLEATYPTKEEPICTYALQLVELIGRASPIFISHNLQKKNKSNSDTSMADKLLESFRSFEREFQDCLVVNAFTAISPPEMMYDDICTLALDNFTSLIILPFHRQWSCDGNSVELEDESLRDINYRVLERAPCSVGVLIERAQMTHIFSPETPYKVCLIFIGGKDDREALFFTKRMTKNPHVKLTVVRFLSCDDDVDDDSKGSGWENKLDNELLDEIKTKNKIGNVSVKYVERTVKDGPETALIIRSLATEFDLIVVGRQAGVETPQTSGLLQWSEYSELGVLGDLLVSTDAGGKASVFVIQQQRTTMDV; encoded by the exons ATGTCTTCTGAACATAATGATACAATTGCTCAATTAAGAACATGCGTATACCTGCCTCCGCGG GTTGGTCTAATCTTTGCAGCTACATTCAATAAAACATGGACTGGAAAAATGAAGATGTTGTTCTACTTTGATTCACAAGAAAATCTAGGACTAATTTCAATGTTTGGGTACATGCTCTTCCTATTCTACATTGGTGTTAAAACAGAAATGAGTGTAGTCCACAAAACTAGAAGTGGTGTCACTAACATAGGAGTTATTGGTATAATAGCTCCATATTTATGTGGCATGGCTGTTCTAAATTCCTACTCATCAAAATACCTAACAGATTTGCAAGTAAGACTCCTTGGAGCTATCATTGGATTGTTTAGTATGGCCCCTTTTCCTGTCATTTCCTCAACTTTAAGTGATCTCAAGATTCTCAATTCAGAATTGGGCCGAATTGGTCTATCAGCATCATTAGTTAGTGAGCTTTTCAATGTGTTCTTAGCATCAATGATAACAATTTCTAAATTACGTGAAGAGCGTGGTGAAGTGAATGCTATGCTTTGTGCTTTGGCTGCTATCTTGTATATACTCTTGGTTATATTCATTATTCGACCAGCGATGTTTTGGATTATAAAACAAACACCAGAAGGTTCGCATGTGAGTGATAACTATGTCTATAGTATACTCACACTAACTTTGTTTACAGGCTATGCTTCATATAGATTTGGATTCTTTGCACTTTTTGGACCATTTATATTGGGTTTGGCTATTCCAGAAGGACCTCCATTAGGCACAgctattgtcaaaaaaatcgATACTTTTGTTAATGAGATTTTCTTCCCCATTTTTGTGACCACATGTTGTATGAGGGTAGATTTGAAAGACTTGTTGATTTGGAGAAATCAAAGTGATGGAAGTGTTGATTATTTTATGGTACAAACTTTGGTTATTGTTCAAGTCATTGTTGTTACCAAATTTGTTGCTTGTATGATAATTCCTTTACGCAATGGGATGCCATGGAACGATGCTATTTGCTTATCTTTGATTATGAGTTCCAAAGGCTTTGTTGAAATGGTTGCTTTCTCTTTGGTCAGAGATTCCAAA GGTCTACCAGGTAACATCTTTGCATTATTGATGATATGCATCATAGTAAACTCAACATTGATTCCAATGATGTTGGGTTATATGTACGATCCAACAAAGAAATACGCAGGTTACATAAAGAGAAACATAGCAGATCTAAAAAGTAACTCAGAATTTCGAGTTTTAGCATGTATTCATAGACCAAACAACATTCCTGCAACAATAAATCTTCTAGAAGCAACATATCCAACAAAAGAAGAACCAATATGTACTTATGCACTTCAACTCGTGGAATTAATAGGAAGAGCTTCACCAATTTTCATCTCTCATAATcttcaaaaaaagaataaatcaaATTCAGACACATCAATGGCAGATAAGTTACTTGAATCATTTAGAAGTTTCGAAAGAGAGTTCCAAGATTGTTTAGTTGTCAATGCATTCACAGCTATCTCACCACCAGAAATGATGTACGACGACATTTGCACATTAGCACTCGATAACTTTACATCACTTATTATTCTTCCTTTTCATCGACAATGGTCTTGTGATGGTAACTCAGTCGAGCTTGAAGACGAGTCATTAAGGGACATAAACTATAGAGTTCTGGAAAGAGCACCATGTTCTGTTGGTGTTTTAATCGAACGAGCACAAATGACACATATTTTTTCACCCGAAACACCATATAAAGTGTGTTTGATATTTATAGGTGGGAAAGATGATAGAGAAGCACTTTTTTTCACAAAGAGAATGACTAAGAATCCACATGTGAAACTTACAGTGGTTCGATTCTTGTCCTGCGATGATGATGTTGACGATGATTCGAAGGGAAGTGGTTGGGAGAATAAACTTGATAATGAACTGTTGGATGAAATTAAGACAAAGAATAAGATTGGTAATGTTAGTGTTAAATATGTTGAGAGAACAGTGAAAGATGGACCAGAAACAGCATTGATTATAAGGTCTTTGGCCACTGAATTTGACTTGATTGTTGTTGGGAGACAAGCTGGTGTTGAAACTCCTCAAACTTCTGGATTGTTGCAATGGAGTGAGTATTCTGAACTTGGTGTTTTGGGAGATTTGTTGGTTTCTACTGATGCTGGTGGTAAAGCTTCTGTTTTTGTTATACAACAACAAAGAACAACTATGgatgtttaa
- the LOC123905883 gene encoding DNA-directed RNA polymerase I subunit RPA12-like translates to MSFYSRGRDFLFCHLCGTKLHYPSIHYAQCPLCKTKKGLEGIKDREISYTVYAEEIRRELGISQIEDMEMKESTCNKTCEKCGFGVASYFTKQMRSADEGQTTYYKCKQCDHQFQEN, encoded by the exons ATGTCGTTTTATTCACGTGGTCGTGATTTCTTATTCTGTCATTTGTGTGGGACAAAGCTTCATTATCCTTCAATTCATTATGCACAATGCCCCTTGTGCAAAACCAAGAAAGGCTTAGAag GTATTAAAGATAGGGAAATAAGTTACACAGTTTATGCTGAG GAAATTAGAAGAGAACTTGGAATCAGTCAAATTGAAGATATGGAGATGAAAGAGTCTACG TGCAACAAGACATGTGAGAAATGTGGTTTTGGTGTAGCTTCCTATTTTACCAAACAG ATGAGATCCGCGGATGAAGGGCAAACTACTTACTACAAATGCAAGCAGTGTGACCATCAGTTTCAGGAGAATTAA
- the LOC123905881 gene encoding probable WRKY transcription factor protein 1 isoform X1 — MFFVSPMDNNDWDLFAIVRSCKASTSTPHDTISENPSPPPTPTTTNTNTTTNNTTSHQRATPSYFDNRTSAHRNSSISFASPTIPIPTSTIPTIITNTTTSPTTTIPNLNTTIIPTTITTTTPTTFTTTALTSTICTLTNTIATPATTTIPTIITNTNPDTFIPILTTSINTFNITSPTNNSTAITPFYTTTTFTTSNLTTTPATTIIPTIITNATSSPTAIIPAFSTATIPKKITSTTNTITNTNTSFHNLNRSSTFFNIPTFIEQQLMQPNELTELEKLTTTRSIPTTTIIPTIFNNTTSSPTTIVSTLSMTSIPTYITTIGNTNNSVHNSKESSTFSYFPTLIKQQNELTELEKLKHNFNPNTTISIPTNTFSTFNITNPNTTNTMIAPIYTTNTFTTPTLTSTICTHTTKTTHPTMNNTNISVQGTNQYPTISNFTIPIKQQIQPNNNNQVFFPKHLTHIEMTNLHFDRTYNQPSVPQQLPRESNQLPLVPQINSQVLSSTHPQEPQHNSRKRKNNNQMGLEGHVIEEKVKEDSWTWIKYGQKPINGSPHPRSYYKCNSFSDCPARKMVQKSKTKNNTYVVTYKSDHDHIKPAGNLNSMIGTSLNKSSETRLPATREPGSSSNVGNFHLPNVAVLQFDQPESSNVSNFRSPNVMMLQFDQLESNNGQIFADESDKKMTGSLDDDDDDDDDDDDDDAILLEKMKTILENFLVDFKHIMALIPLD, encoded by the exons atgttttttgtttCTCCCATGGATAATAATGATTGGGATCTATTTGCCATTGTGCGTAGCTGCAAAGCAAGCACCTCTACTCCTCATGACACCATTTCTGAAAATCCATCTCCACCTCCAACCCCAACCACTACCAACACCAACACCACCACAAATAACACGACATCCCATCAAAGGGCCACACCATCTTATTTTGATAATCGTACTTCTGCCCATCGAAATAGCTCGATCTCTTTTGCCTCCCCCACCATCCCGATCCCTACCTCCACTATCCCAACAATTATTACCAATACCACAACTTCCCCCACCACAACTATCCCCAACCTCAACACCACCATCATCCCAACAacaatcaccaccaccacccccaCAACTTTCACTACCACCGCCCTCACTTCCACTATTTGTACCCTGACAAACACCATTGCTACCCCTGCTACAACCACTATTCCAACAATAATTACCAATACCAATCCCGACACCTTTATTCCAATCCTAACAACCAGTATCAACACCTTCAACATCACATCTCCAACCAACAATAGCACCGCAATTACCCCCTTCTACACTACCACAACCTTCACTACCTCTAACCTCACAACCACCCCTGCTACAACCATTATCCCAACAATCATTACAAATGCTACATCTTCCCCCACTGCAATTATCCCCGCATTCTCCACCGCCACCATCCCCAAAAAAATTACCTCCACCACCAATACCATCACTAACACTAATACTAGCTTTCATAACTTGAATCGAAGTTCTACCTTTTTCAATATCCCAACATTCATCGAACAACAACTGATGCAACCAAATGAGTTGACTGAGCTCGAAAAATTGACAACCACCAGATCTATCCCCACTACCACcattatcccaacaatttttAACAACACAACATCTTCCCCAACCACTATTGTCTCCACCCTTTCCATGACCTCAATCCCAACGTACATCACTACCATCGGTAACACTAATAATAGTGTTCATAACTCGAAAGAAAGTTCTACTTTTTCTTATTTCCCTACACTCATCAAGCAACAAAATGAGTTGACTGAGCTAGAAAAGTTGAAACACAACTTCAATCCCAACACCACTATTTCAATCCCCACAAACACTTTCAGCACCTTCAACATCACTAATCCAAATACCACAAACACCATGATTGCCCCCATCTACACTACAAATACCTTCACTACCCCCACCCTCACATCAACTATTTGCACCCATACAACCAAAACTACTCACCCCACTATGAATAACACTAATATTAGTGTTCAAGGAACCAACCAATATCCTACCATTTCTAATTTTACAATACCCATTAAACAACAAATTCAACCAAACAACAACAATCAAGTGTTTTTTCCCAAACATCTTACCCACATTGAAATGACAAATCTTCATTTTGATCGTACATACAATCAGCCATCAGTTCCACAACAACTCCCAAGAGAGAGCAATCAACTACCTCTAGTACCCCAAATTAATTCTCAGGTTTTATCAAGTACACATCCACAAGAACCACAACACAACTCAAGAAAAAG aaaaaataataatcaaatggGGTTGGAGGGCCATGTGATTGAAGAGAAGGTCAAAGAAGATTCATGGACATGGATAAAATACGGACAAAAACCCATTAACGGGTCTCCACATCCAAG GAGCTACTACAAATGTAATAGTTTCAGCGATTGTCCGGCAAGAAAAATGGTACAAAAAAGCAAAACCAAAAACAACACTTATGTTGTGACGTATAAGAGTGATCACGACCATATAAAACCAGCAGGTAATCTAAACTCGATGATTGGGACCTCCCTGAACAAGTCATCAGAGACTAGATTACCCGCTACAAGAGAACCTGGATCATCTTCAAATGTTGGAAACTTCCATTTGCCTAACGTGGCGGTGCTGCAGTTTGATCAACCAGAGAGCAGCAATGTTAGCAACTTCAGATCACCTAATGTGATGATGTTGCAGTTTGATCAGTTGGAGAGCAATAATGGTCAAATTTTTGCAGATGAATCAGATAAAAAAATGACTGGAAGcttagatgatgatgatgatgatgatgatgatgatgatgatgatgatgccaTTTTGctagaaaaaatgaaaactatatTGGAGAATTTCTTAGTAGATTTCAAGCACATTATGGCGCTTATTCCCTTAGATTGA
- the LOC123905881 gene encoding probable WRKY transcription factor 27 isoform X2, whose translation MWLMTTWRQKWLRKLQIVYGSLQRFKKCSMKWAILVYHLVISKAAELEFHYNVDKALLGNRWLRKATSIQPKFPYMVDSFERRKNNNQMGLEGHVIEEKVKEDSWTWIKYGQKPINGSPHPRSYYKCNSFSDCPARKMVQKSKTKNNTYVVTYKSDHDHIKPAGNLNSMIGTSLNKSSETRLPATREPGSSSNVGNFHLPNVAVLQFDQPESSNVSNFRSPNVMMLQFDQLESNNGQIFADESDKKMTGSLDDDDDDDDDDDDDDAILLEKMKTILENFLVDFKHIMALIPLD comes from the exons GTTCAAGAAGTGCTCGATGAAATGGGCCATCCTAGTATACCATTTAGTTATTTCGAAAGCTGCGGAACTCGAGTTCCATTATAATGTTGACAAAGCACTCTTGGGTAATAGGTGGTTGCGGAAAGCGACAAGCATACAACCGAAGTTTCCATATATGGTTGACTCCTTTGAAAGAAG aaaaaataataatcaaatggGGTTGGAGGGCCATGTGATTGAAGAGAAGGTCAAAGAAGATTCATGGACATGGATAAAATACGGACAAAAACCCATTAACGGGTCTCCACATCCAAG GAGCTACTACAAATGTAATAGTTTCAGCGATTGTCCGGCAAGAAAAATGGTACAAAAAAGCAAAACCAAAAACAACACTTATGTTGTGACGTATAAGAGTGATCACGACCATATAAAACCAGCAGGTAATCTAAACTCGATGATTGGGACCTCCCTGAACAAGTCATCAGAGACTAGATTACCCGCTACAAGAGAACCTGGATCATCTTCAAATGTTGGAAACTTCCATTTGCCTAACGTGGCGGTGCTGCAGTTTGATCAACCAGAGAGCAGCAATGTTAGCAACTTCAGATCACCTAATGTGATGATGTTGCAGTTTGATCAGTTGGAGAGCAATAATGGTCAAATTTTTGCAGATGAATCAGATAAAAAAATGACTGGAAGcttagatgatgatgatgatgatgatgatgatgatgatgatgatgatgccaTTTTGctagaaaaaatgaaaactatatTGGAGAATTTCTTAGTAGATTTCAAGCACATTATGGCGCTTATTCCCTTAGATTGA
- the LOC123905882 gene encoding protein SGT1 homolog A-like, giving the protein MASDLELKAKEAFVEDHFELAVELLTQAIDLDPKISTLFADRAQANIKLNNFTEAVADANKAIELDPSLSKAYMRKGIACMKLEEYQTAKTALETGASLAEDKSRFVNLIKECEKLIAEESYTIPTQEKSTAQDAIPQDVQLQDLAEKPIVAVAKPKYRHEFYQKPEEVVVTIFAKGVSKESITVEFGEQILSVKIDVPGEDSYVLQNRLFGKIVPSSCRYEVLSTKIEIRLAKAESIHWKSLEFTTETTVAPRAIVSSVTGTQRPTYPSSKPKRVDWDKLEAQVKKEEKDENLDGDAALNKFFREIYQDADEDTRRAMKKSFVESNGTVLSTNWKEVGTKKVEGSPPDGMELKKWEY; this is encoded by the exons ATGGCTTCCGATCTTGAACTCAAAGCCAAAGAGGCCTTTGTTGAAGACCACTTTGAATTAGCCGTGGAACTTCTCACACAAGCCATTGATCTTGACCCTAAAATTTCAACACTTTTTGCTGATCGTGCTCAGGCCAATATCAAACTCAATAACTTCACTG AGGCTGTTGCTGATGCAAACAAAGCAATTGAGTTGGATCCTTCTCTATCAAAGGCATATATGCGCAAAGG TATTGCATGCATGAAGCTTGAGGAATATCAGACTGCTAAGACCGCTTTGGAGACAGGTGCCTCATTGGCAGAGGACAAATCAAGATTTGTTAATTTGATCAAAGAATGTGAAAAACTCATTGCAG AAGAATCTTATACCATACCTACACAGGAAAAGTCCACAGCACAGGATGCAATTCCTCAAGATGTTCAGCTACAAGATCTTGCAGAGAAGCCGATAGTGGCGGTTGCTAAGCCTAAATATAG GCATGAATTTTATCAGAAACCTGAAGAAGTGGTTGTGACCATATTTGCAAAGGGGGTCTCAAAAGAAAGCATTACTGTCGAATTTGGTGAACAAATA cTAAGTGTCAAAATTGATGTCCCTGGAGAAGATTCATATGTTTTACAAAATCGCTTGTTTGGAAAG ATTGTACCTTCCAGTTGCCGGTATGAAGTTTTGTCCACCAAAATTGAAATTCGCCTTGCTAAAGCTGAATCTATTCACTGGAAGTCCCTTGAATTCACCACAGAAACCACTGTTGCACCGAGGGCTATTGTCTCTTCAG TTACTGGAACTCAAAGACCTACTTACCCTTCCTCAAAACCGAAAAGAGTAGATTGGGATAAGCTTGAAGCTCAAGTTAAGAAAGAG gAAAAAGATGAAAACCTTGATGGCGATGCCGCATTGAACAAATTTTTCCGAGAAATATATCAAGATGCTGATGAGGATACTAGAAGAGCAATGAAAAAATCATTT GTGGAGTCTAATGGAACAGTGCTGTCAACAAACTGGAAAGAAGTGGGAACAAAGAAGGTTGAAGGAAGTCCTCCAGATGGCATGGAATTGAAGAAATGGGAATATTAA